From Parcubacteria group bacterium CG10_big_fil_rev_8_21_14_0_10_36_14:
TCAAAGATAAGATAAAAAACCCTCGCCTTAAAAAGAAGTTACTGAAAATTTATGGAAAAAGCAGATTTTTTGCTTTGTGCCTCACAGCCTTTACTCTTTGTCCTTTGGTCGCGCCTATTTTAGCAAAACTTTGTATAAAAAATAAAAACAGAGCATTATTGGCAGGAATTTTATTGAACATTACGACAACGACAATTTGGATACCGATTTATCTTTTTGGCTGGAAAGCAATAAAGGCGATAATGGGAGTATAATGTCAAACTTGTTTTTATTCTATAGAATCAATAAAACTAAGCCGTCGAGCTTAGTTTTTTCGATGGTGCCGATGGTGGGAATCGAACCTGCCTGCCGGCAGGCAGGCCCACATGCCCGAGGGCACACGATTATAAATATTCAAATGCCGATGGTGGGAATCGAACCCACATGCCCGAGGGCACACGATTTTGAGTCGTGCGCGTCTGCCAGTTCCGCCACATCGGCATTTGAATATTTATAAAGACTTTAAGAATTCTTTTCCGAAACCGGATTTTAAATATTTTTCTTTTGATCTCGCCTCCCGTCTGCTTAAAAAGTTTTCTTTATAGATTAATAAAAAAGGAGCATATGGTTTTGTTGTTTTTTCTTTCCCTAAATTATGTTGAGATACTCTACGCTCTAAATTGTTCGTTAATCCTACATAAATATAATTTTTTGTAAGCTTTTTATAGCGTAAATAGTAGTCATATTTTTTTAGTGCGCGCCTGCCTGCCGGCAGGCAGGTCTGCCAGTTTCGCCACATCGGCATATCACTCCATATAGATATATATTAGCATAAATTGACCCTTTTGTCAATCTTTTATTATTCTGATATAATATTAATAATTATGGCTCAGGTAATTGCTGTTGTGAATCAAAAAGGAGGAGTGGGGAAGACAACGACAAGCGTAAATCTGTCGGTATTTTTAGCTGCGCTCGGAAAGTTTGTCCTTTTGATTGATTTGGACCCGCAAGCAAATGCTACATCCGGGCTTGGAATAAATCATTCATCTACGGATAAAGGTATTTATGAGGTTTTGAGTGGAGNNNNNNNNNNNNNNNNNNNNNNNNNNNNNNNNNNNNNNNNNNNNNNNNNNNNNNNNNNNNNNNNNNNNNNNNNNNNNNNNNNNNNNNNNNNNNNNNNNNNNNNNNNNNNNNNNGAAAATCGCTTGGCTTTGGCTATTCAAGAAGTACGTGGAGCTTATGACTACATTATTATAGACTGTCCGCCGTCTTTGGGGCTTCTTACTATTAATGGGCTAGTTGCCTCGGATAAGGTGCTTATTCCTGTACAGGCAGAATATTATGCATTAGAGGGTCTTGGTCAGTTGATTTCTACCATAAATCTTGTAAAAGAAAATATAAAGTCCGAACTGGAGATACTTGGAGCGGTTCTTACGATGTTTGATAAAAGAAATAAACTTTCCGGAGAGGTTATGCAAGAGTTATATAAATATTTTCCTGACAAAATTTTTCGTTCGGTAATCCCTAGAAGCGTGCGATTGGCAGAAGCGCCAAGTTATGGAAAATCAATTTTGCATTATGATTCAAGTTCTAAGGGAGCCAGAGCGTATGAAAGGCTGGCGAGGGAGCTATTAGATAATGAAATATAAAATTAAATTATGGCTTTAGGCAGAGGATTGGGATCCTTAATTCCACAAAAACAAAATATATCCAGCGCTAAAGGAAGTGTAGTAAAAGAAGAGTCTTCGAAAGAAGGGATAAATTTTATTGAAACAAACAAGGTTTTTCCAAATCCGGATCAGCCGAGAAAGTTTTTTTCTGACGTTGAGATGGAGGGATTGGTTGATTCTATAAAAACGCACGGTATTTTACAGCCGATTATTGTTGCGCCAAAAGATGGAAAGTATGAGATTATTGCCGGAGAAAGACGATACCGAGCCGCAAAACTTGGCGGATTAAAGCATGTTCCGGTTATTGTGAGAGACGTGACCGAACATGAAAAAATGGAACTTTCTTTAGTTGAAAATATNNNNNNNNNNNNNNNNNNNNNNNNNNNNNNNNNNNNNNNNNNNNNNNNNNNNNNNNNNNNNNNGAAGGGTTTTGGCTGGTGTTGCAGACCCAATAAAACAGGATGAGCTTTATCATAAAATGCTTCAAGGATTATCTGTGCGCGAAAGTGAAGTTAAGAGTCGTTTAGGAAAGAGTGGCGCGCACATCAAAAGAAGTATAAAAGACCAGTCGCTTGTTGATTTGGAAGAAAAGCTTCGCGAAACATTGAAAACAAAAGTTGATATTAAAAAAATGGGAAAAACTTGTCGATTAATGATTGAATGCTATTCTGATGACGAGTTAAAGAAAATAGCGAAATTATTGAATTGTTAGATTATTTTATTATTATATTACTGAAA
This genomic window contains:
- a CDS encoding endonuclease, which produces MWRNWQTCLPAGRRALKKYDYYLRYKKLTKNYIYVGLTNNLERRVSQHNLGKEKTTKPYAPFLLIYKENFLSRREARSKEKYLKSGFGKEFLKSL
- a CDS encoding chromosome partitioning protein ParB, which codes for MALGRGLGSLIPQKQNISSAKGSVVKEESSKEGINFIETNKVFPNPDQPRKFFSDVEMEGLVDSIKTHGILQPIIVAPKDGKYEIIAGERRYRAAKLGGLKHVPVIVRDVTEHEKMELSLVEN